The following are encoded together in the Humulus lupulus chromosome 5, drHumLupu1.1, whole genome shotgun sequence genome:
- the LOC133778481 gene encoding probable polygalacturonase — protein MAMILALILLIFLSTNGVIESRQAKAVVQSSMEGLEYSAISCRSHSASLTDFGGVGDGTTLNTASFQAAINSLSQFSSDGGSLLFVPPGKWLTGSFNLTSHFTLFLDKDAVLLASQDENEWPVIEPLPSYGRGRDTEGGRFSSLIFGSNLTDVVITGNNGTIDGQGELWWKKFRGGELKYTRPYLIEIMHSENIQISNLTLLNSPSWNIHPVYSSNILVQGITILAPVTSPNTDGINPDSCTNTRIEDCYIVSGDDCVAVKSGWDQYGIAFGMPTKQLLIRRLTCISPFSAVIALGSEMSGGIENVRAEDIVAIDTESGIRIKTAVGRGGFVRDIYVRRMTMTTMKWAFWMTGNYGSHADNGYDPNALPQIQNINYRDMVAVNVSMAARLEGISGDPFTGICISNVTIGLAKKPKKVQWNCTDVGGISSGVVPTPCELLPEKTTSCDFPEDVLPIDYVQFQTCSSSCSGKKKKH, from the exons ATGGCAATGATACTAGCTTTGATTTTGTTGATTTTTCTGAGCACAAATGGGGTCATCGAAAGCCGACAAGCAAAGGCAGTAGTGCAGTCATCAATGGAGGGACTTGAGTACTCGGCCATCAGTTGCAGGTCACACAGCGCTTCGTTGACAGATTTTGGAGGAGTTGGTGATGGAACGACACTAAACACGGCGTCGTTTCAGGCTGCAATCAATAGTCTGAGTCAGTTCTCGTCGGACGGTGGATCTTTACTCTTCGTTCCACCTGGGAAATGGTTGACCGGAAGTTTCAATCTCACCAGCCATTTCACTCTTTTTCTTGACAAGGACGCTGTTTTACTCGCTTCACag gATGAGAATGAATGGCCAGTGATTGAACCTTTACCATCATATGGTCGAGGAAGGGATACAGAAGGTGGACGGTTCAGTAGTCTTATCTTTGGATCTAATCTCACTGATGTTGTAATTAcag GGAACAATGGCACAATTGATGGTCAAGGAGAGTTGTGGTGGAAAAAGTTCCGTGGTGGAGAACTAAAATACACTCGCCCGTACCTGATCGAAATAATGCATTCGGAGAATATTCAAATTTCTAACCTCACTTTGCTCAATTCTCCATCTTGGAACATTCACCCTGTTTACAGCAG CAATATTCTTGTTCAAGGCATTACAATCCTTGCTCCTGTGACTTCTCCAAACACAGATGGGATTAACCCAG atTCTTGCACAAACACCCGAATAGAAGATTGTTACATAGTTTCGGGAGACGATTGCGTGGCAGTAAAGAGTGGGTGGGACCAGTACGGAATCGCATTCGGAATGCCAACCAAACAGCTCCTAATCCGGCGACTCACCTGCATATCTCCCTTCAGCGCCGTCATCGCCCTCGGCAGCGAGATGTCCGGCGGAATCGAGAACGTCCGCGCCGAGGACATCGTCGCCATTGACACCGAATCCGGGATCCGAATCAAGACCGCCGTGGGCCGAGGTGGTTTCGTGAGGGACATTTACGTCCGGAGAATGACCATGACGACCATGAAATGGGCGTTTTGGATGACCGGAAACTATGGCTCCCACGCCGATAACGGCTACGATCCCAACGCCCTTCCTCAGATTCAGAACATCAATTATCGCGATATGGTGGCGGTGAATGTGAGCATGGCAGCCAGATTGGAGGGAATTTCCGGTGACCCTTTTACTGGAATATGTATCTCCAATGTCACCATTGGATTGGCGAAGAAGCCGAAGAAAGTGCAGTGGAATTGTACGGACGTGGGTGGGATTTCGAGTGGGGTTGTTCCTACGCCTTGTGAGCTCTTGCCTGAGAAAACGACGTCGTGTGACTTCCCCGAAGATGTTTTGCCTATTGATTATGTTCAATTTCAAACTTGCTCTTCCTCCTGtagtggaaaaaaaaaaaagcattag